From Pseudomonas putida, one genomic window encodes:
- a CDS encoding acyl-CoA dehydrogenase family protein: MYQPSAKAAQIIEAIEGFVRDQVRPLEQQMQLNWARPHPQAVLREVWKRSSEQGLYTLMLPEAMGGAGLSVADLCAVKEATVLTGSMLAPHVLGELSGPPRVGHLLKVASPYQVEHFLQPVCRAEKAVCFALTEAEAGSDATAIRTQARRDGDHYVLSGSKRYISGATYADLAVLLAVTGPGQGAQGISAFFVDLKAPGVRVESDYAVMSGGGAHGDIVLDDVRVPAANLIGEQGQGFKLAMGRITLNRLLHCPTLLGMAGLALNLSIEHARSRKQFGQPIAMFQAVNHMIADMATELHAARSMVYATAQVNDAGGDIRTQAPMCKLFVSEAAFRIADKAVQVHGGAGLMQGHPVEWIFRATRMMRILTGTSEIQRNTIAKSVLMPA, encoded by the coding sequence ATGTATCAACCAAGTGCAAAAGCTGCGCAGATCATTGAAGCCATCGAAGGGTTCGTCCGCGACCAGGTTCGCCCGCTGGAGCAGCAGATGCAGCTGAATTGGGCGCGCCCGCATCCTCAGGCGGTCTTGCGGGAAGTCTGGAAGCGCTCCAGCGAGCAGGGCCTTTACACCCTCATGCTGCCCGAAGCCATGGGCGGTGCAGGTTTGAGCGTGGCTGACCTGTGCGCCGTGAAAGAAGCCACGGTGCTGACCGGTTCGATGCTCGCCCCGCACGTACTGGGCGAGCTGTCCGGGCCGCCGCGGGTGGGCCACCTGCTCAAAGTGGCCAGCCCCTATCAGGTGGAGCATTTCCTGCAGCCAGTGTGCCGTGCCGAGAAAGCCGTGTGCTTCGCCCTGACCGAGGCCGAGGCGGGTTCAGACGCCACTGCCATCCGTACCCAGGCGCGCCGCGATGGTGATCACTACGTGCTGAGCGGCAGCAAGCGCTACATCTCTGGTGCCACGTACGCGGACCTGGCGGTGTTGCTGGCCGTGACCGGCCCCGGGCAGGGCGCACAGGGTATTTCGGCGTTCTTCGTCGACCTCAAGGCCCCGGGCGTGCGTGTCGAAAGCGACTATGCGGTGATGTCCGGTGGCGGGGCCCACGGCGACATCGTGCTGGATGACGTGCGCGTGCCAGCGGCCAACCTGATTGGCGAGCAGGGCCAGGGCTTCAAGCTGGCCATGGGGCGCATTACCCTCAACCGGCTGCTGCATTGCCCGACCTTGCTGGGCATGGCCGGCCTGGCCCTGAACCTGTCGATCGAGCATGCCCGTAGCCGTAAGCAGTTCGGCCAGCCGATCGCCATGTTCCAGGCGGTCAACCACATGATCGCCGATATGGCTACCGAGCTGCATGCAGCACGCAGCATGGTCTACGCCACGGCGCAGGTGAACGATGCCGGCGGCGATATCCGTACCCAGGCGCCGATGTGCAAGCTGTTCGTCTCGGAGGCTGCATTCCGCATTGCCGACAAGGCCGTGCAGGTGCATGGCGGTGCCGGGTTGATGCAGGGCCACCCGGTGGAATGGATTTTCCGTGCCACCCGAATGATGCGCATCCTGACCGGGACCAGTGAAATTCAGCGCAACACCATCGCCAAAAGCGTGCTGATGCCCGCGTGA
- a CDS encoding LysR family transcriptional regulator yields the protein MTLKQLRYLIAIVEAGSFSSAARRAYIAQPALSRQIGLLESELEMQLLDRQHDGIVLTDAGRQLYEVARQVVQKLDSVKDELKSSRGDPKGHVAISIPATAADMLLPEIIKRDEQRFPGVTLTVWDGLSRNGGQAIELGKVDFGVVPNAEELEHVEAEPIFTEALYWVGPSAAGVADTITLAEAAATRLVLPPRALHLRRRIEQAAMEAGVPLAAAYEQQSAPGIASLVRAGLAATISNWPPLCELLEPTQARLIVEPRISRTIALAHSRHKPLSFAAGCLHDLVRGLLIELVLGGRWRGELIGGDDAPLGSVPGVQLAV from the coding sequence ATGACCCTCAAACAGCTCCGCTACCTGATCGCAATCGTCGAAGCCGGCAGCTTTTCCTCGGCCGCGCGTCGTGCCTACATCGCCCAGCCGGCGCTGAGCAGGCAGATCGGCCTGCTGGAGAGTGAACTGGAAATGCAGCTGCTCGACCGCCAGCACGACGGCATCGTCCTGACCGACGCCGGTCGGCAGCTTTACGAGGTGGCCCGCCAGGTGGTGCAGAAGCTCGATTCGGTGAAGGACGAGCTCAAATCGAGCCGCGGTGACCCCAAGGGCCACGTCGCCATTTCCATTCCTGCCACCGCCGCAGACATGCTGCTGCCAGAAATCATCAAGCGTGACGAGCAGCGCTTTCCCGGCGTGACCCTGACCGTGTGGGACGGCCTGAGCCGCAACGGCGGCCAAGCCATCGAATTGGGCAAGGTCGACTTCGGCGTGGTGCCCAATGCCGAGGAGCTGGAGCATGTCGAGGCCGAGCCGATCTTCACCGAGGCGCTGTACTGGGTCGGCCCTTCAGCCGCTGGCGTCGCCGATACCATCACCCTGGCCGAAGCCGCCGCCACGCGGCTGGTGCTGCCACCAAGGGCACTGCACCTGCGCCGGCGCATCGAACAGGCGGCCATGGAAGCCGGCGTACCGTTGGCGGCCGCCTACGAGCAGCAGTCGGCCCCCGGCATCGCCAGCCTGGTCCGCGCAGGGCTGGCGGCGACCATCAGCAACTGGCCGCCGCTGTGCGAGCTGCTCGAACCGACCCAGGCGCGGCTCATCGTCGAGCCACGCATCAGCCGCACCATTGCCTTGGCGCACTCACGGCACAAGCCCCTGTCGTTTGCCGCCGGTTGCTTGCACGACCTGGTGCGCGGGCTGCTGATCGAGCTGGTACTCGGCGGCCGCTGGCGTGGTGAGCTGATCGGCGGCGATGACGCGCCGCTCGGGTCGGTGCCGGGGGTTCAGCTGGCTGTCTGA
- a CDS encoding alkyl/aryl-sulfatase translates to MRLRYLPTLLALALPSAVLAQAPAKDATELTRQSNQQWLQRLPFENRADFDNARRGLLESADQAVLNADGKTVWDLQRYAFLKGEAPATVNPSLWRIAQLNTIAGLFKVTDRIYQIRGMDLANMTLIEGEHGLIVMDPLLSVETARAGLAMYFRHRPQRPVVAVIYTHPHVDHFGGARGVIDEADVKAGKVQVIAPQGFLEHAISENVLAGPAMKRRAQYMYGAPLPRSARGQVDAGLGKAVPANATVSLIAPTRLIEKPFETLRIDGVDIEFQLTPGTEAPAEMNLWFPAFKALCMAENASHVQHNILTLRGAQVRDAKVWAHYLDQSLLRYGDKAEVVFAQHHWPTWGGAAIREYLADQRDMYAFLDSQTLRLLNRGLTPTEIAAELTSLPPRLANKWYSRDYYGSLSHNVRAVYQRYMGFYDGNPATLNPLPPSDAGQRYVAALGGSERVLTLAREAYDKGDYRWVAELTRHLVFAQADNSAARNLQADALEQLGYQSENATWRNAYLTGAQELRNGVAAGASKGGSADDLVRALTPSLFFDYLGVRVDAAKAAEQDLTINWRFTDIDEDYALTLRNGVLTHRDHAQHAQADVQINMSKATLDRIALKQTGFLKEAKTGDIDISGERVKFMQFMAGLDEPDGRFNIVTP, encoded by the coding sequence ATGCGCCTACGCTACCTGCCCACCCTGCTGGCCCTCGCCCTGCCCTCTGCGGTGCTGGCCCAGGCACCGGCCAAGGACGCCACCGAGCTGACGCGCCAAAGCAACCAGCAGTGGCTGCAGCGCCTGCCCTTCGAGAACCGGGCAGACTTCGACAACGCCCGCCGCGGCCTGCTGGAAAGTGCCGACCAGGCGGTGCTCAATGCCGATGGCAAGACGGTCTGGGACCTGCAGCGCTACGCCTTCCTCAAGGGCGAGGCGCCGGCGACGGTCAACCCCAGCCTGTGGCGCATCGCCCAGCTCAATACCATCGCCGGCCTGTTCAAGGTTACCGACCGCATCTACCAGATACGCGGCATGGACCTGGCCAACATGACCTTGATCGAAGGCGAACACGGGCTGATCGTGATGGACCCGCTGCTGTCGGTGGAAACCGCCCGGGCCGGGCTGGCCATGTACTTCAGGCATCGCCCGCAGCGGCCGGTGGTGGCAGTGATCTACACCCACCCACACGTCGACCATTTTGGCGGCGCGCGCGGGGTGATCGATGAGGCCGACGTAAAGGCCGGCAAGGTTCAGGTCATCGCCCCTCAAGGTTTCTTGGAACATGCCATCAGCGAGAACGTACTGGCCGGGCCGGCGATGAAGCGCCGGGCGCAGTACATGTATGGTGCGCCTCTGCCACGCAGCGCCCGCGGGCAGGTTGACGCAGGCCTCGGCAAGGCCGTGCCGGCCAATGCCACAGTCAGCCTCATCGCCCCGACACGGCTGATCGAAAAACCGTTCGAGACCCTGCGCATCGACGGCGTGGATATCGAGTTCCAGCTGACGCCCGGCACCGAAGCACCGGCCGAGATGAACCTGTGGTTCCCGGCGTTCAAAGCCCTGTGCATGGCCGAAAACGCCTCCCATGTGCAGCACAACATCCTCACCCTGCGTGGCGCGCAGGTGCGCGATGCGAAGGTCTGGGCGCACTACCTGGACCAGTCGCTGCTGCGTTACGGCGACAAGGCCGAGGTGGTGTTCGCCCAGCACCATTGGCCGACCTGGGGCGGCGCGGCGATCCGTGAATACCTGGCCGATCAGCGCGACATGTACGCCTTCCTCGACAGCCAGACGCTGCGCCTGCTCAACCGCGGCCTCACCCCTACTGAGATCGCCGCCGAACTGACCTCGCTGCCCCCCCGCCTGGCCAACAAATGGTACAGCCGTGACTACTACGGCTCACTCAGCCACAACGTGCGGGCGGTGTACCAGCGCTACATGGGCTTCTACGACGGCAACCCGGCGACCCTCAACCCCTTGCCGCCGAGCGATGCGGGCCAGCGCTACGTGGCGGCGCTGGGCGGCAGCGAGCGGGTGCTGACGCTGGCGCGTGAGGCGTACGACAAGGGTGACTACCGCTGGGTGGCGGAGCTCACCCGGCACCTGGTGTTCGCCCAAGCCGACAACAGCGCTGCACGTAACCTGCAAGCCGATGCCCTGGAGCAACTGGGTTACCAGAGCGAGAACGCCACCTGGCGCAACGCCTACCTGACCGGTGCGCAGGAGCTGCGCAACGGCGTCGCGGCCGGTGCCAGCAAAGGCGGCAGCGCCGACGACCTGGTACGCGCACTGACCCCATCGCTGTTCTTCGACTACCTGGGTGTGCGCGTCGATGCCGCCAAGGCGGCTGAGCAGGACCTGACCATCAACTGGCGCTTCACCGACATCGATGAAGACTACGCCCTGACCCTGCGCAATGGCGTGCTGACCCACCGCGACCATGCACAGCACGCCCAAGCGGATGTGCAGATCAACATGAGCAAGGCCACCCTGGACCGCATTGCACTCAAGCAGACCGGTTTTCTCAAGGAAGCCAAGACGGGTGATATCGACATCAGCGGTGAGCGGGTGAAGTTCATGCAGTTCATGGCTGGGCTGGATGAGCCGGACGGGCGCTTCAATATCGTCACGCCCTGA
- a CDS encoding DUF1329 domain-containing protein: MLRSILLVNASLLALHLGATPLPPQLTPVGAERAPSSDGRIPAWNGGLQPGQVSLAVNGTPLDPYADEQPLYTITAQNYRRYREQLTTGQVALLERFPDSFRLPVYPSHRSVAVPARVSEWARHNAASAHLVNDGNGVQGFAGVLAFPLPRNGLQVLWNHLTRPRNGSYSLASDSITPRRDGRFVMFSAQQTFARPDVLPGGQASNVLYYLSYRMTAPSRLAGDALVLHETLDQVAQPRLSWLYSSSQRRVRRAPAVAYDSITPGTAGLRTADSRDMFNGAPDLYHWTLIGKKTLHVPYNSYRLASPQLSYTALVGPGHVNPQPTRYELHRVWELVGTLKPGAEHIYASRRYYLDEDSWAIVEADFFDHQGRLWRTAQAHSYYHVTGQALVNAMEVIYDLRNGRYQLSGLTNEQPKPFTFDLRTSASYFSPGALRSQGLR, from the coding sequence ATGCTGCGAAGTATCCTGCTCGTCAATGCCAGCCTGCTGGCCCTTCACCTTGGCGCTACGCCACTGCCCCCGCAACTGACACCCGTGGGTGCCGAGCGTGCGCCCAGCAGTGATGGCCGCATACCGGCCTGGAACGGGGGGCTGCAACCGGGGCAGGTCTCACTGGCGGTCAACGGCACGCCGCTTGACCCCTACGCCGATGAGCAGCCGCTGTACACCATCACCGCGCAGAACTACCGGCGCTATCGCGAGCAGCTCACGACAGGCCAGGTGGCGCTGCTCGAGCGTTTTCCCGACTCTTTTCGCCTGCCGGTATACCCCTCGCACCGCAGTGTCGCGGTGCCGGCTCGGGTCAGCGAGTGGGCCCGGCACAACGCCGCCAGCGCCCATCTGGTCAATGACGGCAATGGCGTGCAGGGTTTTGCCGGGGTACTGGCGTTTCCGCTGCCACGCAATGGCCTGCAGGTACTGTGGAACCACCTGACGCGGCCACGCAACGGCAGTTACAGCCTGGCGTCGGACAGCATCACCCCGCGTCGTGATGGTCGCTTTGTCATGTTCAGCGCGCAGCAAACCTTCGCCAGGCCCGATGTGCTGCCTGGCGGCCAGGCAAGCAACGTACTGTATTACCTGAGCTACCGCATGACCGCGCCATCGCGCCTGGCAGGTGACGCCTTGGTGCTGCACGAAACCCTCGACCAGGTCGCCCAGCCACGCCTGTCGTGGTTGTACAGCAGCAGCCAGCGACGCGTACGGCGCGCGCCTGCCGTGGCCTACGACAGCATCACCCCAGGGACGGCCGGGCTGCGCACCGCCGACAGCCGCGACATGTTCAACGGTGCCCCGGACCTTTACCACTGGACCCTGATCGGCAAGAAAACCCTGCACGTACCCTACAACAGTTATCGGCTGGCTTCGCCACAGCTGAGCTACACCGCGCTGGTCGGCCCGGGCCACGTCAACCCGCAGCCAACCCGCTACGAATTGCACCGGGTATGGGAGCTGGTCGGTACCCTCAAGCCCGGGGCCGAGCATATCTATGCCAGCCGCCGCTATTACCTGGACGAGGACAGCTGGGCCATCGTCGAAGCCGACTTCTTCGACCACCAGGGGCGGCTGTGGCGCACGGCCCAGGCGCACAGTTACTACCACGTCACCGGGCAGGCACTGGTCAACGCCATGGAGGTGATCTACGACCTGCGCAATGGGCGTTACCAGCTGTCGGGCCTGACCAACGAGCAACCCAAACCCTTCACCTTCGACCTGCGCACCAGCGCTTCGTACTTCTCGCCCGGGGCATTGCGCAGCCAAGGGCTGCGTTGA
- a CDS encoding MFS transporter, giving the protein MVAVLLAMLMLINFLDKVVIGLVAVPMSAELGLTATEFGLIGGALHWFFALSAVVGGFMANRRPTRTLLLGMGLFWAVIQLPMLFATSLWAIVACRVLLGIGEGPASPVATHALYKWFPNDRRNLPVALLHTGSAMGLLVAGAMIPWVSLHYGWRTNFIILSLIGVVWCLLWWRLGQEGTLERLRASQLKSDEPAIPYRKLLGDPSVMGNYLCHFAANWSLALTLTWVPSYLQVGLGIDPLQTGRIFVMFVVVTTPLSLFMAWLSQRLMRRGVSSRVARGVFVSLCLVLSGLLSASLMLPGLSTAVRVGALTFSGGLALVMYSVGPAMLAEFTPTAQRGGVLAIGNGIASLAGLAAPVVTGLLVQGAGAAHPTGYAQGFLVCGAVLVVAGLVGLVSLNPQRTLKRLAEPRAVAPGVPARSQTAS; this is encoded by the coding sequence ATGGTGGCCGTACTGCTGGCCATGCTGATGCTGATCAATTTTCTCGACAAGGTGGTGATTGGCCTGGTTGCGGTGCCGATGAGCGCCGAGCTGGGCCTGACCGCGACCGAGTTCGGGCTGATTGGCGGCGCTTTGCATTGGTTCTTCGCCTTGTCCGCCGTGGTGGGTGGCTTCATGGCCAACCGGCGCCCCACCCGCACGCTGCTATTGGGCATGGGCCTGTTCTGGGCGGTGATCCAGTTGCCGATGCTGTTCGCCACTTCACTGTGGGCCATCGTTGCCTGCCGCGTGTTGCTGGGCATCGGTGAGGGCCCGGCATCGCCGGTCGCTACCCATGCGCTGTACAAGTGGTTTCCCAATGACCGTCGCAACCTGCCCGTGGCGTTGCTGCACACCGGTAGCGCCATGGGGCTGCTGGTGGCCGGCGCGATGATCCCCTGGGTCAGCCTGCACTATGGCTGGCGCACCAACTTCATCATCCTTTCATTGATCGGCGTGGTGTGGTGCCTGCTGTGGTGGCGGCTGGGGCAGGAGGGCACCCTTGAGCGCCTGCGTGCCAGCCAGCTCAAGAGCGATGAGCCGGCAATACCGTACCGCAAGCTGCTGGGCGACCCCAGCGTGATGGGCAACTACCTTTGCCACTTCGCCGCCAACTGGTCACTGGCCCTGACGCTGACCTGGGTGCCCAGTTATCTGCAGGTCGGCCTGGGCATAGACCCCTTGCAGACCGGGCGGATCTTTGTGATGTTCGTGGTGGTGACCACGCCGTTGAGCCTGTTCATGGCCTGGTTGTCACAACGCCTGATGCGCCGTGGCGTATCTTCGCGCGTGGCGCGCGGCGTGTTCGTCTCGCTGTGCCTGGTGCTTTCCGGGCTGCTGTCTGCGTCGCTGATGCTGCCAGGCCTGAGCACCGCCGTGCGGGTTGGCGCACTGACCTTCAGCGGTGGCCTGGCGCTGGTGATGTACTCCGTAGGGCCGGCCATGCTCGCCGAGTTCACCCCGACGGCCCAGCGCGGCGGGGTGCTTGCCATCGGTAACGGTATCGCTTCGCTGGCCGGGCTGGCTGCGCCGGTGGTAACCGGGTTGCTGGTGCAGGGCGCAGGTGCCGCGCATCCCACCGGGTATGCCCAGGGCTTTCTGGTGTGTGGCGCAGTACTGGTCGTGGCGGGGCTGGTGGGCCTGGTGAGCCTGAACCCGCAGCGCACCCTGAAGCGCTTGGCTGAACCGCGTGCGGTGGCGCCTGGGGTGCCGGCGCGCTCTCAGACAGCCAGCTGA
- a CDS encoding substrate-binding domain-containing protein translates to MRNTLLRATLLLSVTAASAAVAAPTPTLTVLSSGGIMGAIRAAQPAYEKAYHVKLDIQAAPSMGDTPQAVPNRLARDEPADVVLMVGSALDGLQAKGLVEPTSRVDLGKSYIAMAVRKGEPKPDISSMKSFRQTLLDSTSVAYSDSASGVYLSRSLFPRMALGESFKAKAHMIPAEPVGAVVARGQAQIGFQQLSELKPVPGIDIVGLVPSQAQKMTLYAGAVVSNSVHQAQARQLLDYLASAQSDAAIQASGLTPLQHAARQ, encoded by the coding sequence ATGCGAAATACGCTGTTACGCGCAACCTTGCTTCTTTCCGTAACTGCGGCATCGGCAGCAGTTGCCGCACCGACACCAACACTCACCGTACTCAGCTCGGGGGGCATCATGGGCGCCATCCGCGCGGCGCAACCTGCTTATGAAAAGGCCTACCACGTCAAGCTCGACATCCAGGCGGCGCCCTCGATGGGTGACACCCCACAGGCCGTACCTAACCGACTCGCCCGCGACGAACCTGCGGATGTCGTGCTTATGGTAGGTTCGGCGCTGGACGGCTTGCAGGCCAAAGGCCTGGTCGAGCCGACCAGCCGTGTCGATCTCGGCAAATCCTATATCGCCATGGCAGTACGCAAGGGTGAGCCCAAGCCAGACATAAGCAGTATGAAAAGCTTTCGCCAAACGCTGCTGGACAGCACATCGGTAGCCTATTCCGATAGCGCCAGCGGCGTTTACCTCTCCCGTTCATTGTTCCCCCGTATGGCGCTGGGCGAGAGCTTCAAGGCCAAAGCCCATATGATTCCCGCCGAGCCAGTGGGGGCAGTGGTAGCGCGCGGGCAGGCGCAGATCGGCTTCCAGCAATTGAGCGAGCTCAAACCCGTCCCAGGCATCGACATCGTTGGGCTGGTTCCATCGCAGGCCCAGAAGATGACGCTGTATGCCGGCGCTGTGGTCAGCAACAGCGTCCATCAGGCACAGGCACGACAACTGCTGGACTATCTTGCCTCGGCCCAGTCCGACGCAGCTATCCAGGCCAGCGGCCTGACACCGCTGCAGCATGCCGCCAGGCAATAG
- a CDS encoding AMP-binding protein, giving the protein MNLGKIITRSARYWPDHTAVADSQTRLTYAQLERRSNRLASGLGALGVASGEHVAILAANRVELVEAEVALYKAAMVKVPINARLSLDEVVRVLEDSCSVALITDATFAQALAERREALPMLRQVIALEGEGGDLGYAALLERGSEAPCSLDPADDALAVLHYTSGSSGVLKAAMLSFGNRKALVRKSIASPTRRSGPDDVMAHVGPITHASGMQIMPLLAVGACNLLLDRYDDRLLLETIERERVTRLFLVPAMINRLVNYPDVERFDLSSLRLVMYGAAPMAPALVKKAIELFGPILVQGYGAGETCSLVTVLTEQDHLVEDGNYQRLASCGRCYFETDLRVVNDAFEDVVPGEIGEIVVKGPDIMQGYWRAPALTAEVMRDGYYLTGDLATVDAQGYVFIVDRKKEMIISGGFNVYPSEVEQVIYGFPEVFEAAVVGVPDEQWGEAVRAVVVLKPGAQLDAAELIERCGRALAGFKKPRGVDFVTELPKNPNGKVVRRLVREAYWQHSDRRI; this is encoded by the coding sequence GTGAACCTTGGAAAGATCATTACCCGCAGTGCCCGCTACTGGCCGGACCACACTGCCGTGGCGGACAGCCAGACGCGCCTGACCTATGCCCAACTGGAACGGCGCAGCAACCGCCTGGCCTCGGGGCTGGGCGCACTGGGCGTGGCCAGCGGTGAACATGTGGCGATCCTCGCTGCCAACCGCGTGGAACTGGTAGAGGCAGAGGTGGCGCTGTACAAGGCAGCGATGGTCAAGGTGCCGATCAACGCGCGGTTGTCGCTGGATGAAGTGGTACGGGTACTGGAAGACTCCTGCAGCGTTGCGCTGATCACCGATGCCACCTTCGCCCAGGCGCTGGCCGAACGACGCGAGGCTTTGCCGATGTTGCGCCAGGTGATCGCGCTGGAGGGCGAGGGCGGTGACCTGGGTTACGCCGCGCTGCTTGAGCGCGGCAGCGAGGCGCCGTGCAGCCTTGACCCTGCCGACGACGCCCTGGCGGTGCTGCATTACACCTCCGGTAGCTCCGGGGTACTCAAGGCGGCCATGTTGTCGTTTGGCAACCGCAAGGCGCTGGTCCGCAAGAGCATCGCCAGCCCCACGCGGCGCTCTGGCCCTGATGATGTGATGGCCCATGTGGGACCGATCACCCATGCCAGCGGCATGCAGATCATGCCGCTGCTGGCGGTAGGCGCCTGCAACCTGCTGCTCGACCGCTACGACGATCGCCTGTTGCTGGAGACCATCGAACGTGAGCGGGTGACGCGGCTGTTCCTGGTGCCGGCCATGATCAACCGCCTGGTCAATTACCCCGATGTCGAGCGCTTCGACCTGTCCAGCCTCAGACTGGTCATGTATGGCGCTGCGCCCATGGCGCCGGCCCTGGTGAAGAAGGCCATCGAACTGTTCGGGCCGATTCTGGTGCAAGGTTATGGCGCCGGCGAAACCTGCTCGCTGGTCACGGTACTGACCGAGCAGGACCACCTGGTCGAGGACGGCAACTACCAACGCCTGGCCTCTTGCGGGCGCTGCTATTTCGAGACCGACCTGCGTGTGGTGAACGACGCATTCGAGGATGTGGTGCCGGGCGAGATCGGCGAAATCGTGGTCAAGGGCCCGGACATCATGCAGGGCTACTGGCGCGCGCCCGCGCTCACCGCCGAAGTCATGCGCGACGGCTATTACCTGACCGGCGACCTGGCCACGGTCGATGCGCAGGGTTACGTGTTCATCGTCGACCGCAAGAAGGAAATGATCATTTCCGGGGGCTTCAACGTGTACCCCAGCGAAGTGGAGCAGGTGATCTACGGCTTTCCCGAAGTGTTCGAGGCGGCAGTGGTCGGTGTGCCGGACGAGCAGTGGGGTGAAGCGGTGCGTGCTGTGGTGGTGCTCAAGCCTGGCGCGCAGCTTGACGCCGCCGAGCTCATCGAGCGCTGCGGCCGTGCACTGGCCGGTTTCAAGAAGCCGCGAGGCGTGGATTTCGTCACCGAACTGCCGAAGAACCCCAATGGCAAGGTGGTCCGCCGCCTGGTCCGGGAAGCCTACTGGCAACACAGCGATCGTCGTATCTGA
- a CDS encoding YidH family protein, producing MSSDHHYSAWERWLLGPGKPPDPRFTLANERTFLAWLRTALALLGGAIALETFAAHAWPQSGRLAMEFALLLASLLVSLGAGWRWLVVERALRRAAPLPLPRLVPLLSVACALGCAALIPLLWGRWHG from the coding sequence ATGAGTTCCGATCACCATTACAGCGCCTGGGAGCGCTGGTTGCTGGGGCCTGGCAAGCCACCTGACCCGCGCTTCACCCTGGCCAATGAACGCACCTTTCTGGCCTGGCTGCGCACCGCCCTGGCATTGCTGGGCGGTGCCATTGCCCTGGAAACCTTTGCCGCGCATGCCTGGCCGCAATCCGGGCGCCTGGCGATGGAGTTCGCGTTGCTGCTGGCGAGCCTGCTGGTAAGCCTGGGGGCTGGTTGGCGCTGGCTGGTGGTGGAACGCGCCCTGCGCCGCGCTGCGCCATTGCCGCTGCCACGCTTGGTACCGCTGTTGAGCGTGGCCTGCGCGCTGGGCTGCGCGGCACTGATACCGCTGTTATGGGGGCGTTGGCATGGCTGA
- a CDS encoding LysR family transcriptional regulator encodes MNIANFDLNLLRVLDMLLREQNVSRAAERLALTQPTVSNALARLRDILGDPLLVRVGRRMRPTPRALALEGPIRAALQQIEQTLGAGDSFDPGRSHRQLRIALTDFAEQLCMPRLLATLQTQAPHLRVDVLHLAPNLPAEALDRGELDLVLGRFDDVPARYERRHWRSETLHVAVRQGHPEVDGALDLQAFLGLRHLWVHGGQTRGMVDQWLAEQGLARRIAYTTPNYLQAAHLAASSDLCVVLPTALARHFAQLLPLQVFDLPFALEPFELELVYLAHRQHDPALAWLVARIMDIRAG; translated from the coding sequence ATGAATATAGCCAACTTTGATCTCAACTTGCTGCGTGTGCTGGACATGCTGCTGCGTGAACAGAACGTGTCACGTGCTGCCGAGCGCCTGGCGTTGACCCAGCCGACGGTGAGCAACGCCCTGGCGCGTCTACGGGACATTCTCGGTGACCCGCTGCTGGTGCGGGTCGGCCGACGCATGCGCCCAACCCCCCGCGCCCTGGCCCTGGAAGGGCCGATTCGCGCGGCCCTGCAGCAGATCGAGCAGACCCTCGGCGCTGGCGACAGCTTCGACCCAGGCCGCAGCCACCGGCAACTGCGCATCGCCCTGACCGACTTCGCCGAACAATTGTGCATGCCCAGGTTGCTTGCCACCTTGCAAACCCAGGCGCCGCATCTGCGTGTGGATGTGCTGCACCTGGCACCCAACCTGCCGGCCGAAGCCCTCGACCGTGGCGAACTCGACCTGGTGCTGGGGCGCTTCGACGATGTGCCGGCGCGCTACGAGCGCCGCCACTGGCGCAGCGAAACCCTGCACGTGGCGGTGCGCCAGGGGCATCCAGAGGTCGATGGCGCGCTCGACCTGCAAGCCTTCCTGGGCTTGCGTCACCTCTGGGTGCACGGCGGCCAGACCCGGGGCATGGTCGACCAGTGGCTGGCCGAACAGGGCCTTGCGCGGCGCATCGCCTATACCACGCCCAATTACCTGCAGGCCGCACACCTGGCCGCCAGCTCCGACCTGTGCGTGGTCTTGCCCACCGCACTGGCCCGCCATTTCGCCCAGCTACTGCCCTTGCAGGTCTTTGACCTGCCCTTCGCCCTGGAGCCCTTCGAGCTGGAACTGGTGTACCTTGCCCATCGTCAGCACGACCCGGCACTGGCCTGGCTGGTCGCGCGCATCATGGATATTCGCGCCGGCTGA
- a CDS encoding DUF202 domain-containing protein, with amino-acid sequence MADGPADTGLQAERTVLAWRRTQLALLVLACLAWRGGLVAVAGAALSLALLGRVRERAIYRRGLAMLRSERGWAAVRTVPLAALLVAGLVLGVWLRRTA; translated from the coding sequence ATGGCTGACGGCCCGGCCGATACCGGGCTGCAGGCCGAGCGTACGGTGTTGGCCTGGCGGCGAACCCAGTTGGCTTTACTGGTACTGGCTTGCCTGGCCTGGCGCGGCGGCCTGGTGGCTGTGGCCGGCGCGGCACTGTCGTTGGCGCTACTGGGCAGGGTCCGCGAACGCGCCATCTACCGCCGGGGCCTGGCCATGTTGCGCAGCGAGCGGGGGTGGGCTGCAGTGCGCACCGTACCGCTGGCTGCGTTATTGGTGGCCGGGTTGGTGCTGGGCGTGTGGTTGCGCCGCACTGCTTAG